In Ursus arctos isolate Adak ecotype North America unplaced genomic scaffold, UrsArc2.0 scaffold_29, whole genome shotgun sequence, the genomic stretch aatagaaggctgtttcacCCACACTGCAGATTTGTTTTTTAGTGCAGCCACCTTCGTGAATTCTCTCAGCTCGACCTCCTGTGTAACCTGCTGCAGCTCCTacatcagcacctgctgcttcacctCGTGCTTCTATGTtgtggagatggcttctttccttaaacctccaAACCAGCCTCTGCTAGCTCCAGACttctcttctgcagcttccttacCTCTCTCAGCTTCCGTAGAACTGAAGAGAGTTAAGGCGTTGCTCTGGACTAGCTTTTGGCTTAACGGAATGTTGTGACTGGTTTGAGCTTCTTTCCAGGCTGCTGAAACTTTCTCTGCGTTAGCgataaggctgtttcactttcttttcatttgtgttcaCTGAAGCTGCACTTGGATTTCCTTTAAGAACCTCTCCTTTGCATTCACACACACCTGGGCTGTTTGGTGCAGGAGGCCTAGCTCTGGGCCTGTCTTGGCTTTCACATGCCTTCTGCATAAAGCTTAATTATATCTAGCTTTTGATTTTaagtgagagatgtgtgactcttcctttcacgtAAATACTCAGAAGCCATTGTAGgtttattaattggcctaattttaatattgtcaTGTCTCAAGGGAcagggaggcccaaggaggctcagagaagagacCAGGGATTGGCCAGTCCGTGGAGCAAtcaacacacacatttattgattAAGTTTGCAGTCTTATATGGGCACAGTACATGGTACCCCATGACAAATACCGTAGTAGCAGCAAAGATCACTGATCAAAGATCACTGTAACAAAtgtgataataatgaaaaagttgaaaatactacaagaatcaccaaaatgtgacacaaagtgagcaaatgctgttgaaaAAATGGCACTGATACACTTACAGTGCTGCCACaaatcttcatttgtaaaaaacgcagtatctgggggcacctggctggctcagtcagtagagcatgcaactcttgaccttggggctGTGAGTTGGAGCCACACGTTGCGTacagagattacttgaaaataaaatcttctaaaaaatgcagtatctgcaaaacacaataaagcaaaacacagtaaAACAAGGTCTGCCTGTAATACAAACCAGGACACATAATTATACAGAAAGGAGAGTGctatggtggggggggggggtgtgcagtGGTAGTATAGGCAAGGAAGCACCTGAAAGGAAAGGCTCCCCAGGGGAAATTTGAACTGGGGCATGAAGGATGACTAGGAGTTGGCCAGTGGGCAACCGTGGTGTGGGCATCTCAGGCAGGTACCCAAACACAAAGGCCTGAAAGAATAGCAGAATTAATGGACCACGACATAAAAGTGGCAGGGTTAGGGGATGGTTGGGATTAGTCATGGAGACACACAGGTAGGGACCAGAGGAAAAACCTCCTAAAGCCTACAAAGATGACTGTGGGGAGATAATGAGCACCCAAAGTAGGACAGTGGCCAGGCGCTTCTGAGCCCCCACAGAGCGGGAACCCAGCAGATGGAGGAGGTTGCCAGGAGCAGTGAGGGCCGTGGGCATACCTGGTGTAAGCGGTTACATCTGTGACCAGGAGACCGGAGACTGGCCCAGGCGCCGCAGTGCTCATCCATACAGCTCCTCTCTgaaagttaaatttatttatgggCACTTGACGTTTGCAGTATGCTTCCAGGGGACACAGCACTCACAGAAACAGGTCATTTCATCGTTTTATTTAATGTTACTGAAGAGGAGATGCATTCTGGGTAGTTTTCACCCATCAAAACTAGGTAAACGAAACCAAACCTTAAAAATGAATCCTTtgattgtgatttatttttaaaaagaaaatgtaaatatacagTTTCACAATTTTTTACTAAAATGTCAAATTATTGCTATGAGCGTAGGTTTTACCTGTTCCTCTCTTTCTATTTTGTCCTACAGTAATTacctttaatttttgtaaatcatCTTAAAGGAGCAtatgaaataaaactttaagatTGGACCCCTAAATAGTCTAAAACACGATGTAACATTTTTAACACTTTCTTATATAAACACTACCTAAATTCATGGTACAGATATCATActcatattattaaaaaagagttaaataaTAGTTCATATTAAGATAGAACTTTAAATTCTAATTCCATTGTAATCTGAGTCTAATTAAAACTCTTTATAAAGCAATTGAGGAAGGTATTATGAGGATTCCCGGAAATgaaccaaaaattttaaattccgtTTCAGTTTTCAAAGACTGCATTAAAACCAAATACAGGGCAGAAACATTATGTATTACTAGGTTAGAATCCTtctgtgagtttttaaaatattactagtACTTTCATGTACATGTTTTGTCTCTTCAAAGTGCTATCCAACTGCCGCCCGTTTTAGTAGTTACCCTCTTTTTATAGTGAGAGATGGGAAGACAGGGAATCTCCTCCCGCCCGTCTTTTTTCATGAAAAACATTACGATGAGTAGTTTAATGTCTTGGGCATGGCCACAGAGCTAACTGAGGAGAGCAAATATGAAACAGCCAGACCCCCTGACTCCCAGGCactatttctcttttcccttaaCCTTGCTGAACAGAAGGAAATTGGTGCCATATGTCTGGGCCTAAAGAACTGCTCATTCAGTAAATAATGATTAGGCGTATAATTATTTTCTATGCTGCATACCATTTTAGACATGGGAACTTGCACACTACACAGTCCTGCCTCGAACGGAGCTGGCCACAAACGGGGGAGTGAGCAGAGTAAACCAGCGCTCAGGACCCCAGGACAGAAGTGTGCTGGGGGAGGAAGGCCAGGGTAGATGGTTGCTGGGGAGAGTCTTAACCATGGCCTGGGGGTTAAAAAAGCTTCCTGGTAGAGTTCCTTGGCAGAACATTGATGAGCTGGGGTTGCTGGACTGGAGGGCTGTCATCATGTGCAGAAGTATGCACTGGAGATAAAGAGTGTGGCACTTTTGAAAAACTCCCAGTATTATCATCCAGGCCATCAACGTGGCCTGGGGTGTGGGTCCTCTTCTGGAAGAGGAAGCTGGGAGTGGAAGGAAGTCAACAAAAGTAAGGCTGTTAAGGACTTCGAGTTTGTGTTGTAAACAAGCAATGGTGAGCTGCTAGGGGATATGCAGAGGGGAATGGTGAtcagatttccatttttaaactatCACCCTGGAGTGGTTTGGAGAAGAGAGGGTCTGGGGGACATGAGGCAAGGGAACTTGAGGAAGAAAGGTCAGTTATGACACTGCTGTTATCCTCTGCATAAGTTCATTTGGAAAGCCTGAATGGAGAGccatagaaatataaagaatGGATTCCAGAAATGTTCAGATAAAATCAACAGAACCTAAATGACTGATTAGATGTAGGGGAAGGGTCAAATCTGGGTTGCAGAAGAAGTTTGAAGATGTTGAATTGCCCATGGAATATTCAGTTGGAAATCCAGAGCCATTGGATATTTGAATCCAAATTTCAGGAAAGATCTGGCTGTGGATGTAGGCATGGCAATCATCTGATACAGATGATAACTGAAGCCAAGGGTGTAGGAGAAGTACCCTCATGAGAGGGACTGTGGATGTGGAAAAGGGAGCAGATGATGGACCCCTGAGAACACCACAGCTAGCAGGGGTGGtgggacaaaacaaacaaacaaacaaacaaacaaacaggcaaGACCAGAGAGGATTGTGTCACTTAAGCCAAGAGAGGGGGCACTGGATGCAGCACGAATCCCCACAGCTTGGTGAGACAAGGATTGAACAAGCTAAAAGCTTTCTGCAACATCAAATCTAAACTTTCGCTAATGCCATGGCACCTACCCCACTCACTGCCTTATTACTCCCCAACAGCCCCTCTGCTCATGGACCCACAAAGAAGCCACAGCATTCCCTCGCTCATATTCACCCCCTCGCAGAATTCCCTGCTCCTCACCCCTTCACGTGTCTCAACGCCAGCATGCCCCGAGCATGCTTTGCTCTGGAGACCTGTTTGTATTTCACTGTACTTAATACTCAATTATATGCAGTCTGGTGGTATTGGCTACAGATTCATGAAGTTTGAATCTCCTTGGAGGCTGTTTGAGGTCAGGGGTCTTAGTTTTATTCTTCCGTCGTGGCCTTTGTAGTCTGCAGCATTGTTGAGCAGACAGTCTTTGCTCTGGAATAGCTCTGTGGTTGATCAAAATATGACTTGAGCTCAGCCAGTTCATGAGAATTCTTCAGGAAGATTACATTTTGGCTGTCTCAGCAGAGGAGCTGGAACATACCCTGTGCACAAGAGATCATTCTAAGGTAACGTCTTGGTTGGCTGATGACCACATCAGCTCAGGGAGGAGTGCGTGGGGACAGAGGCCAGGAATGAGGGGCAGACCCTTACTCAGAGCCAGCACCAGAAAGGCTGGAGGTGTGTGCCTGCACCAACATCATGAAGCTAATATGTGGTTTCCTCCCAGACAGACTCTCAAACTTTACAGCTGGCCCTTTGACGCCTATTTCTAGAAGACAGCACACTCTGGCTTAGTGAAAGTAGTGCTTTCTACAGGGTAAGCTACGGGGGTAGCTACTGGACAGGGGCTTCTGAAGttaatgatgataaaaaaaaaaaattatacccttggggcgcctgggtggcacagcggttaagcgtctgccttcagctcagggcgtgatcccagcgatctgggatggagccccacatcaggctcttccgctaggagcctgcttcttcctctcccactccccctgctgtgttccctctctcgctggctgtctctatctctgtcgaataaataaataaaatcttaaaaaaaaattataccctCTCACCATTGCTGTGGCTATGGTGGCTGCTCTCAGATGAAGGGAGAATTTtatggcaggggaaggggcagttgCAAGCACAGGACAAAGAAATAATCCCCTCTCTTTCTGACCATTAGTTTAGAATTTTTCATCACCCTGCACTTCCAAACAGGAATTTAGATCCTTTTCACCCACAGATATATGACCTAGATCTTTGTAGCACCCTCATCACCGACAGAGATAAGAGATCATATCCTGAGTCGGAGGCCATTGGGGTAGTGTCCCTGCAACAAACTGGTCCCTCTGTGGGTGTTGGGCTGCACACTCCAGAGGATGGAGTTATTAGGAGACCCTGAGGCTGGTGTGGTGGCGTTTTAAAGATCCTTGGAAAAGAAAGCCTCATTTGCAAGAGAAATAATGATTCTGCcaatttttttcctgtacatCCTTTCCCCTGAAGCTAAAGTTAAAACCCTTACATCTTGTACTTCTCTGCTTCTTAGTTCTATAAACCTCTCCTAGTTTATTTTCCATAAGTATGAGAGaagtagaaataattttctgaaaagaaCTTGTCAACATAAAGCCATGAAGTGAGGTTGGTGATGTGAAGACTGGAGGAACTCTTGGGGTCAGAGCTCTGTAGACAGGGCTTTCTGGAAACTGACAATAAAGCAGCATCATgatctgccctttctccctcagAACAGACAAATGCTGGTTGATTCCCAGGTCTGTACTGTGCTTGGTTCCAACCATTAGACAACCAAAACCCAAGTTTTCACTTGTGTTATCAATTTGTAAGAACCTACTATTGTCCTAGACACCCTATTTTGAGGAGACAAACATGAGCAGAAATTGTGTAGTCATGTGTTATTTAACTCTGGATGTGGAATTGTCTCCAATTGGTTTGGGTGCCCAGAGATGATGGAAACACCCTTAGACGGTAATGCTTGGTGGGGCCTACCCGGGAGCGTCTTCAGGGATTCCTTCCTCTACAGCTCATATCCCCAGTGACTCACCTCTATTTCCCCAACCACAAAATCACACCAATATTTCTATCTGATTTCCCTCTCCACTTCACAAGAGATGGCAGAAGCGTATATCTAAAGAATAGAGCTCTTTTATTCACTAGGGCTCCAACAAAGCCCAGCTCCCCCAGGCCACATGCTTCTCAGCCAGTAGCCACAGGACAGCTTGAAACACCATCCATGTCCCAGGCCCAGTCATGCCGTGGATCTGCTTGATTCCGGGGCCAGCATACTCCGCGTGTTCCCACCTTCCGGTCCGTTTCCCTTACCCCTGCTGTGCTCTGTCACCGACAGCCACAGGAGGTCAATTGGAGGTGTTGCCATCTAGAACTTAACTCCCAGGCTCTTGGATCCCCCTGCTGGCTGACAGCAGAAGCACtgcttagctttttctttttttgaatttagGTATTCTGATgactgttttcttaatctctCGCTCCCCCCCTTTTTGTCCTTCTGACTTCGTAATCCttaataagcattttatatttagagtCTCGCATTTAACCACCACAACCACTCATACAGTATGTAgaattattactcccattttacagatgaagaaattgaagcccAGATAGCTctataacttgcccaaggttacccaGGAAGTGGCCTGAAACCAAGGACTGAATCCAGGTCttcctggactcttttttttttttttttttttttacattttattaatctTCATGTCCTACATTTTAgacctgatatttttttttccttttcaatattaAGAAATGCGAGtagaaagattaattttttttcactaaaattaGTAGTGCCTCGAGAAGCACTTGTTGTATCTCTTCCAGCAGAAGGGTTCTGAAGCAAGGGGGCCATTTAGATAAATCAATCAGGTTCTGGACTTCTCTGAGGAAAAGAGGCTGGGAAATAGGAAGTACAGaagataaatgtatatatgctgaaaatccatttctttacccaaaaaaaatcacatgaaatttTGCAGCTATTTTGTgagatattttatgaaataattgcTATGCTCATCGGGCTCATCTGTCATGTAAAAATTCCAAGTGTAAGGTAAGCATTTTTGAGGTCTGAAATTTATTGAATACAGATTTAGGTACCCAGGAGAGACAAATCCAAACTGCTTACTTTTCAGAGcataatttagaaagaaaaaaaaaaacacaaaaacaccctcCCCATCTTTACAATTAGATTTTAGGTTAAGTTTAGGTCATGCGTTAATTTTCTTTAACTGTTAAAGTATTTCCCAGAGTATGTATTGGTCTTTACCAACCAAATTCATGACTCATTTGCCTGTCTTTACTTTTAGGTTCAAGTTAACTATTGCTTTTCTCAGAATTTCAAGTTACTGGTGAAATTAGTGGCTATTTTAAGATTAGATGGGCAAGAATGTAAGCTATCGTTAGTAACATCAATATTcataatttttgtatttcaatAGCTCATACTATGAGAGCCTGTCTGATGACTACATTTTAATAACATCTAGGAAGCTTCAAAGCCTCTAAAGGCACCGTTACTTAAGTATGTTGTGGCTATCATGACAACAGGCTGGCTAACAGATGGGACTTCGCTTCCCACTGCAGTGGGTAGCAGAGACGAAACCAGAACCTTCGGTGGGAAGGGATTCCCACTCGATTGCGTACAGATGAAAcaaaagtgaggctcagagaagccgTCTGTGGCTCCCGGGCTCCCCCGACGCACTAGAAGCACTAAGCGGCCCCACCGCCCTTGTGGCCGGGGCTCCGTGCGCCTGTCCCGCGGTGTGCCGACTCTCGTGTGTTCCCTGCAGGTCCCTCCGGCAGCCATGACGACCGCCATCTTGGAGCGCCTGAGCACGCTGTCGGTGAGCGGGCAGCAGCTGCGCCGCCTGCCCAAGCTCCTGGAGGACGGCCTTCCCAAGATGCCCTGCACCGTGCCCGAGACCGACGTGCCGCAGCTCTTCCGGGAGCCCTACATCCACACCGGCTACCGCCCCACGGGCCACGAGTGGCGCTACTACTTCTTCAGCCTCTTTCAGAAGCACAACGAGGTGGTCAATGTGTGGACCCACCTGCTGGCCGCCCTGGCCGTGCTCCTGCGATTCTGGGCCTTCGCCGAGGCCGAGGCCTTGCCGTGGGCCTCCACGCACTCgctgcccctgctcctgttcaTCTTGTCGTCCATCACTTACCTCACGTGCAGCCTTCTGGCCCACCTGCTGCAGTCCAAGTCGGAGCTCTCGCACTACACCTTCTACTTCGTGGACTACGTGGGCGTGAGCGTCTACCAGTACGGCAGTGCCTTGGCCCACTTCTTCTACAGCTCCGACCAGGCCTGGTACGAGCTCTTCTGGCTCTTCTTCCTGCCGGCGGCTGCCTTCTGCGGCTGGTTGTCTTGCGCGGGCTGTTGCTATGCCAAGTACCGTTACCGCAGGCCTTACCCGGTCATGAGGAAGATCTGTCAAGTGGTGCCGGCAGGGCTGGCCTTCGTCCTAGACATCAGCCCCGTGGCACACCGCGTGGCCCTGTGCCACCTGGCTGGCTGCCAGGAGCAGGCGGCCTGGTACCACACCCTCCAGATCCTCTTCTTCCTGGTCAGCGCCTACTTCTTCTCCTGCCCGGTTCCCGAGAAGTACTTCCCGGGTTCCTGTGACATTGTGGGCCATGGGCATCAGATCTTCCAcgcctttctgtctgtctgtacGCTCTCCCAGTTGGAGGCTATCCTTCTGGACTACCAGGGGCGGCAGGAAATCTTTCTGCAGCGCCATGGCCCCCTGTCTGTCTACATggcctgtctttctttcttcttcttggtgGCCTGCAGCGCTGCCACCGCAGCCCTCCTGAGACACAAAGTCAAGGCCAGACTGACAAAGAAAGATTCCTGAGGCTGGCAGGTGGGGTGAGGTGTGGAGGCAGCCCTGTGATGATTTGGGGAAAACTCAGTACAACAATAGgagttgactttttgtttttaagagttgCTTTTAAATTAACACGTATTTCCAAGGATATGCTATCACATTGGAAAGCCAAAGGATTCAAGAGTTTTGTTGTTAATAGTTGTTGCTAATAAAAAGAGTATTACTTTTCCCTGTCTCATAGCCTTACAAGATACAGGAAAGGAAGGGACGTTGGCTAGGATTCATGGGACACTGAATTAAGGACTATCTTTCTGCCTGAATTTAGTGGAATTCTGACTTTGGCCTCCAGGGGCAAGTCCTGGAGCTAAAGGGATAATAACTTTGGATTGGAAAGTGAGTACGTGGCTGGTCCACACCATTTTGGAATAGCCATCCTACTATATCGGTCTTTGATAATTGAGTAAACTGATCCAAGAACTTGATTTCATTTGGATTTCAGATTGTCCAGGGTGGAGAAGTCCGAATCTTCAAGATGATTCAGTGAAACTCTTAGACATAATGAATTACGTGGTTCATCTGATTTCTGGTCCCTCCTCTCTTGCCCACTCTGACAGTGACCCTTTTCTCAGGATGACGTGTGCCTGGCTGTTTTCTCTACAGTGTACTCCCATCTGTACCTTGCATGGTAATATAGAGGACTATGAAGCAGTCATATTTCCAGGAAATGCTTGGATCCATGTGGACATTCAGGAAGTTTACTTTCACATACTACTAAACGGTACTAGAAAGTACAGTGCCAAGAGCCATCAGGAGGCCCAGCCAACAAACATGGATAATGTTTTGTGTCATGTGACCCTTCTGTTTTATACCTGCGGACCGCAGTTCTTGAGATTATCAGGGCTGCCTTATAGGCCAGAAAATCGGGGGCTTGTGCTAGGGAACCTTCTCCAGATTTGGACCAGcatgtttcaaaaacaaaaacaaaacaaaccctaaTAGAGTGAATTGGTTCTGGTTCTTCTAGGGATCTGATTATTTCAAGAGGAACCCAAGGTCCAGCCTCTTAACTAGATACTACCATGCAAAGGACCCACTTAACTACCATAGTTCAGGGTCCTCAGGCAGGAGGTTATGCCTCGATTTAGAGCTGAATCCTTAAAATAATCAAGCCCCAGGACAGATAAGCATGTGTGATCCCTGTGGGTTGGTCCCTGAAGGCTCCTTTGGGTAATAATGGTGAACCAGGTACCCTGTAGCTAGAATTTTCTGTTGCCCAATAGCTTCTTGGTATAAGGGGTACTGTGATTGATGTGTTCTGGCCACACAGCCCTCTCTGAGGACTGAGTAATGTACTAATCCAGTGAAGGGGTCTGTGTTGTTGGAGGAGCCATGGGAGTCTTCTCAGAGGCTATGTTTCCTATCAGTATAAGGTCCCTTTTACTATAAAGGGAAGTACTTTGTTTTCACTCCAGTTTGATGAATCTCTTCTATTAATAGGTTATTTTGTCTTTaggtctttgttttcttcctttctctgagcGATTGGTGGATTTTGTGCcttataaatggaaacatatgaaCACTTTACTTAATATATGGCCATGTGGAATTTTCAGTTTTGGGTTATTgggataagaaaaaaagaatgcactGCATTTGAACCAGTGGGTGAAAGAAACGTCAGAAAACCAGAATTACTTGTCAATCAAAAGACACTgtcaaccaaaaaaaaacaaaaacaaaaaccaaccaaacaaaaacaaaaaaacaactgaagCTTTCCTATATTCTTCATATCAAGAAAGCATATGTCTTGTGTGCTACATGGATTTCCTAGATGGATTTCTCTGTTAATCCTTAAATACCTGACCTTCTGTGCTACCCAAGTGTCTAACGCAAGCTTCTGATGTCTAGGCCAAATTCATCACAAATAAAGTTGGCAAAACTGAAGCCAATTGAACTAAGCAAGGGAATGGGGGAGTTGTACAAACACATCGCAAGAAGCGGGTCAGTTTAAAATGGGGACTAGAAAACGtttgaaatgttcatttttatggaTTCAAAGCCCATATTCTTTTCAAAGTTGTGAGGAAGGTGTAAGTCAGGCTCTTAAATATGGCGGTAGTCCTGGTGGACAGAGATCTTCAGGGCAAATGCaagtattttttagaaaataggaaataggGCAGTGATAGCAATCTTCAAATGCTGTCAACAGACCAAGGCCAGCTGACATAATATAAATGGTCTGTGACAAGTTCAGATAGACTAAACTCTTTAAGATATTGCCATgaaattattactttaatttaCACATATATTGGTCCCTCGAGTgataggaaatttttaaaaaataaagtttttcacCAGAGATATTTGAGAACACTGGGGACTAGGTATCTCATTAAAATACCagtatcttaaaaaacaaacaaataagataatCAGTGTCTTATtggaaatatataaacatattaaatgCAAATGTTTGAAGCTACTCAGACTTTTGAGAGACTAAATACtccttttagaacattttcattaaaatgagtGTATCAGCAAGGAACAGGCctagtttatttaaaagaaataataaggtaTTTGGTAAAGGAGGTGATTGTTTCCTCCACCATAGCCTCCCCAACAGTTGACATCTGGAAATTCTGCCAGttatctctctatataaaatgtaaatgcctCTGGAAAACCTAAACTATCAGTCATTTACGTCTTGTGAATAAAAATTCTGATGGATTTGTATGAGGCCCTACTCAGGGTAAGGAGATGGGGCATCAGGACACAGCTGACTGGGGACACATTTGCCTATTTCCCTCTTGCCCAGTACTTCCGGACTTAACATTTACTAATGAGCTAATGTCAGTACTCCTCAGATGTTAAAGTTTCATTTCCCACCTCTGCTAAAAGCACTTCACTGTATAACAATATTCTCAGCCCTCTATTGGAAGCTTGAAACAGTAGGAGCTCAGGTTGTGGAATGAAGGTAGCTCATTCCTACTCCTATCCACAAACGGTACCTTTATACTTCACAGGTTCTTCAGATGCTGCACTGTAGTTTCAAGTGGACCCTCCAGATGGCGCTCATGTCTTACTCAGCGTGGCTATTATATCTCAGTCTTTGGGCTATTAATCGTATTGGTCCTAGTGTTTTGCTTGATTgcttggcaaagaaaaaaatggaactattttctgtttatataaatCTACTTACACGAATGACCATTAAACAGATTTTGTATGTACGGATTGCTATACTGTCAACAACTATCTTGCTTCTTTGACAAGGCCTACCTTAAAGAAAGCTTTTATCTAGACAAACATTGCCAGGAGGAGGAGGTCAGGACACTTTATATCCACCTAGAAGTAGGAAagtacaaaatctttaaaaatctccataccccagccccccaaatacacacacacacacaccccctaaaCCTTGTGAAAAGATGCTattgccaccccacccccaccccacaaaatGTATGGAGTTGATTTCTCTGAGGATTTCCATCTAATTGAATAAATGCTTCTAGTTTCATGGAAAATAGtgttaaatgttttcaaaatttttaataggactacatttttaaaatacaaaaattatgaaTTATAATTGTACTATAACAGCTACTATAATGAATGTGTTGTGAAATGTGGCACCTATCGACCAAAGGATTTTGTAGCCTGTTATATTTAATAGCtgtgaaaaaaaagtcattctccAGACTCTTCCAGCTTCAAGCCATAGTGCTATCACAACAGTGAGAAAACAGCATTTGTCTGGCTTGAGGTACCATTGACAGAATTATGGATATCCCTCTTGCCCTAACCCTTTTTA encodes the following:
- the PAQR8 gene encoding membrane progestin receptor beta, whose protein sequence is MTTAILERLSTLSVSGQQLRRLPKLLEDGLPKMPCTVPETDVPQLFREPYIHTGYRPTGHEWRYYFFSLFQKHNEVVNVWTHLLAALAVLLRFWAFAEAEALPWASTHSLPLLLFILSSITYLTCSLLAHLLQSKSELSHYTFYFVDYVGVSVYQYGSALAHFFYSSDQAWYELFWLFFLPAAAFCGWLSCAGCCYAKYRYRRPYPVMRKICQVVPAGLAFVLDISPVAHRVALCHLAGCQEQAAWYHTLQILFFLVSAYFFSCPVPEKYFPGSCDIVGHGHQIFHAFLSVCTLSQLEAILLDYQGRQEIFLQRHGPLSVYMACLSFFFLVACSAATAALLRHKVKARLTKKDS